One region of Turicibacter bilis genomic DNA includes:
- a CDS encoding Veg family protein produces MANNIVNIRQELSEQVGKEVKLTAYESRNRVVEHTGVLSNTYPSIFVIDLDSERDSVDRVSYSYIDVLTGSVELKFN; encoded by the coding sequence TTGGCTAATAATATTGTTAATATTCGTCAAGAGTTAAGTGAACAAGTAGGTAAGGAAGTAAAGCTTACTGCCTATGAAAGTCGTAACCGTGTGGTTGAGCATACAGGTGTTTTATCTAATACGTATCCTTCTATTTTTGTAATTGATTTAGATAGCGAACGCGATTCAGTTGATCGTGTTTCTTATAGCTATATTGATGTTTTAACTGGATCAGTTGAATTAAAGTTTAATTAA
- the rnmV gene encoding ribonuclease M5, with product MFKEVIVVEGRDDTRRLKEVYPEIETLETNGSAINEKILEQITTLQMSRGIIVFTDPDFPGNKIRQTVMQAVPNCKHAYLQKVDAIAKNGSGVGVEHASDEAIKAALGNLVTPKEAVIEEIETQFLFDFGLIGHPNSAKIREKLSEALGIGYVNGKQLQKRLMMFGITKQQVVDVLTDSN from the coding sequence ATGTTTAAAGAAGTTATTGTCGTAGAAGGTCGCGACGATACCCGACGTCTAAAAGAAGTCTATCCTGAAATTGAGACGTTAGAAACGAATGGCTCAGCCATTAATGAGAAAATATTAGAGCAAATTACAACACTTCAAATGAGTCGTGGGATTATTGTTTTTACTGATCCTGATTTTCCGGGAAATAAAATTCGCCAGACCGTTATGCAGGCTGTTCCAAATTGTAAACATGCCTATTTACAAAAAGTTGATGCCATTGCTAAAAATGGAAGTGGGGTTGGTGTTGAACATGCGAGTGATGAAGCGATTAAAGCGGCATTAGGTAATTTAGTGACGCCAAAAGAAGCGGTCATTGAGGAAATTGAAACACAGTTCTTATTTGATTTTGGACTCATCGGTCATCCAAATAGTGCAAAGATTCGTGAGAAGCTGAGTGAAGCCTTAGGAATTGGCTATGTGAATGGTAAACAACTTCAAAAACGTCTAATGATGTTTGGGATTACGAAACAACAAGTTGTAGATGTCTTAACTGACTCAAACTAG
- the mfd gene encoding transcription-repair coupling factor — MNVMNQYISKSEQLQTLMNTLDKDNQNVLLSGVTTSFYAPLLQMIFENKKRPMIIMMQNLYHAQRLYDQLIDLMDMNSVRLFPMDEFITAEMLASSSELRIERMNTLASIIENQNKIVVTHVAGATRFLTPKEIFKQADIQLEVGGTYELDELKRKLVELGYQSVRAVEHMGEFSVRGGILDVFPMTEENPIRIEFFDDEIDTIRYFSTETQRSINKVEKAALVPTFELVYSDEQVERFEKNIKERLTKTAPLVEGETRDNLYARIYGDIEKIKNHQDLEVMHKYISLLYEKPDTLLSYFDDPLVIYIDYNRILENQEHMNEDALAWQEGAIENGKTVVDLNLYHPITQTKVSRQLFLLEHTSSLQEIKLTEHVKLMTKSVTEFHGQLEFFAKECKRLKENGVTVFVTVSSVEARNNLANYLEESGVTVAFPTTIDEIREGSIHLVYERLPLGFELLEPNIVVYTDYEVHTKRKKQTAYKSNFKEGKKIKDYNELKLGDYVVHVQHGIGQYIGIETLETNGARKDFLMIAYRGGDKLYVPIDKIEMVQKYVGSEGAKPKIHKLGTSEWEKTKAKVKKTVKDIADKLIKIYAKREHLPGYAFSKDTIEQHAFENAFPYVETDDQLRAVAEIKEDMEAPHPMDRLLIGDVGYGKTEVAMRAAFKAVQDGKQVAYLAPTTILSKQHYESFVARFKDFDVKIGLLNRYVSIKEQQELLTNIKSGKINIVVGTHRILSKDVIFKDLGLLIIDEEQRFGVEHKEKIKEFKTEVDVLTLTATPIPRTLQMSMIGIRSLSLIETPPMNRYPVQTYVLEEHDGVIRDAIERELARDGQVFYLYNRVSDIEKRAARIQKLVPDAVVEYAHGQMSKEQLEQTMADFEEKKFNVLVCTTIIETGIDIPNANTLIISDSYRLGLSQLYQLRGRVGRSDRIAYAYCMYPRNKVLTENAEKRLQTIKEFTELGSGFKIAMRDLAIRGAGDMLGAQQYGFIDTVGLDLYTQLLSEAVVHAREGSNFEVASFELPKLEFDFPTKVDAYIPDFYISDESTKIEIYQKIKKVTNDEEYKDVIDELIDRFGDFPDDVKYLIDLTFLKNITEPYIEKTKSTKNTIEFILKEEITQDIDGQKLFEAVHKIGSMIRLAYKDNRINIIFDLPVVKRLQWFEYALDLFKNFERFKKDVKKV, encoded by the coding sequence ATGAATGTGATGAATCAGTATATTTCAAAGTCTGAACAACTTCAAACTTTGATGAATACATTAGATAAGGATAATCAAAATGTTTTATTAAGCGGGGTTACAACTTCTTTTTATGCACCATTATTACAAATGATTTTCGAAAATAAAAAACGACCGATGATCATTATGATGCAAAATTTATATCACGCTCAGCGTTTGTATGATCAACTCATTGATTTGATGGACATGAATTCAGTCCGTCTTTTTCCTATGGATGAATTTATAACAGCTGAGATGCTTGCTTCAAGTTCTGAGTTACGTATCGAACGAATGAATACACTAGCTTCAATAATTGAAAATCAAAATAAAATCGTTGTAACACATGTTGCTGGTGCGACACGATTCTTAACACCAAAAGAGATTTTTAAACAAGCCGATATTCAATTAGAGGTTGGTGGAACTTACGAACTTGATGAACTAAAACGTAAATTAGTTGAGTTAGGTTATCAATCGGTTCGTGCTGTTGAGCATATGGGTGAATTTAGTGTTCGAGGCGGAATCTTAGATGTTTTTCCGATGACAGAAGAGAATCCAATTCGTATTGAATTCTTTGATGATGAAATTGATACAATTCGTTATTTTTCAACAGAAACTCAACGTTCGATTAATAAAGTTGAAAAGGCAGCTCTCGTTCCAACATTTGAACTTGTTTATTCAGACGAGCAAGTTGAGCGTTTTGAAAAAAATATTAAAGAACGCTTAACAAAAACGGCACCACTTGTTGAAGGGGAAACACGTGATAATTTATATGCTAGAATCTATGGTGATATAGAAAAGATTAAAAATCATCAAGATTTAGAGGTCATGCATAAATATATTTCATTATTGTATGAAAAACCAGATACATTGCTATCTTATTTCGATGATCCATTGGTAATCTATATTGATTACAATCGTATTTTAGAGAATCAAGAGCATATGAATGAAGATGCATTAGCCTGGCAAGAAGGAGCCATCGAAAATGGAAAAACAGTCGTTGATTTAAATTTATATCATCCAATTACTCAAACAAAAGTCTCTAGACAGCTATTTTTACTTGAACATACGAGTTCATTACAAGAAATCAAGTTGACAGAACACGTTAAGCTAATGACTAAGAGTGTTACTGAGTTTCATGGACAACTTGAATTTTTTGCGAAAGAGTGTAAACGACTCAAAGAAAATGGGGTTACAGTCTTTGTCACAGTTTCAAGTGTGGAGGCACGTAATAACTTAGCCAATTATTTAGAAGAATCAGGAGTGACTGTTGCATTCCCAACGACGATCGATGAAATTAGAGAAGGTTCGATCCATCTTGTCTATGAGCGATTACCATTAGGTTTTGAACTATTAGAACCGAATATTGTTGTTTATACGGATTATGAGGTTCATACAAAACGAAAAAAACAAACAGCTTATAAAAGTAATTTTAAAGAAGGTAAGAAGATTAAAGACTATAATGAGCTTAAGCTCGGAGACTATGTGGTTCATGTTCAACACGGAATTGGACAGTATATTGGGATTGAGACATTAGAAACAAATGGTGCCCGTAAAGATTTCTTAATGATTGCTTATCGCGGAGGCGATAAACTATATGTTCCAATCGACAAAATTGAGATGGTTCAAAAATATGTAGGATCAGAGGGGGCAAAACCGAAAATCCACAAACTAGGAACATCGGAATGGGAGAAAACGAAGGCAAAAGTTAAGAAAACGGTTAAAGATATTGCAGATAAATTAATCAAAATTTATGCTAAACGCGAGCATTTACCTGGTTACGCATTCTCAAAAGACACGATTGAGCAACATGCGTTTGAAAATGCCTTCCCATATGTTGAAACAGATGATCAGCTAAGGGCTGTGGCTGAGATTAAAGAAGATATGGAAGCGCCACATCCAATGGATCGTTTATTAATCGGAGATGTTGGATACGGAAAGACGGAAGTAGCGATGCGCGCTGCATTTAAAGCAGTCCAGGATGGGAAGCAAGTTGCCTATTTAGCACCAACAACAATTCTTTCTAAGCAACATTATGAGTCATTTGTGGCACGTTTTAAGGATTTTGATGTAAAAATTGGATTACTTAATCGTTATGTGTCAATAAAAGAACAACAGGAATTGCTAACAAATATAAAAAGTGGTAAAATAAATATCGTTGTCGGAACGCATCGAATTTTATCAAAAGATGTAATCTTTAAAGATTTAGGACTTTTAATTATCGATGAAGAACAACGCTTCGGGGTTGAACATAAAGAGAAAATCAAAGAGTTTAAAACTGAAGTTGACGTCTTAACGCTTACTGCAACACCAATTCCAAGGACATTACAAATGTCGATGATTGGTATTCGAAGTTTATCATTGATTGAGACTCCACCAATGAATCGCTATCCGGTACAAACTTATGTACTGGAAGAACATGATGGAGTAATTCGTGATGCAATCGAACGTGAATTGGCTAGGGATGGACAAGTATTCTATTTATATAATAGAGTATCAGATATAGAGAAAAGAGCGGCAAGAATACAAAAGTTAGTGCCGGATGCAGTGGTTGAATATGCTCATGGACAAATGAGTAAAGAACAACTTGAACAAACGATGGCGGATTTCGAAGAAAAGAAATTTAATGTCTTAGTTTGTACCACTATTATTGAAACAGGGATTGATATACCAAATGCGAACACTCTGATTATCTCAGATTCGTATCGATTAGGCTTATCACAACTATATCAGCTAAGAGGTCGCGTCGGAAGAAGTGATCGTATTGCTTATGCTTACTGCATGTATCCTAGAAATAAAGTATTAACTGAAAATGCTGAAAAAAGGCTACAAACAATTAAAGAATTTACTGAACTTGGTTCAGGATTCAAGATTGCCATGCGTGACTTAGCAATACGTGGAGCTGGAGATATGTTAGGAGCACAACAATATGGATTTATAGATACAGTTGGACTGGATTTATATACTCAATTGTTAAGTGAAGCAGTAGTTCACGCAAGAGAAGGTAGCAATTTTGAAGTCGCTTCATTTGAATTACCAAAATTAGAATTTGACTTTCCAACGAAAGTTGATGCGTACATACCTGATTTTTATATCAGTGATGAATCGACCAAAATTGAAATTTATCAAAAAATTAAAAAAGTTACTAATGATGAAGAATATAAAGACGTTATCGATGAATTAATTGACCGTTTTGGTGATTTCCCTGATGATGTTAAATATTTAATTGATCTGACCTTTTTAAAGAATATAACCGAACCATATATTGAAAAAACAAAATCGACTAAAAATACGATAGAATTCATATTAAAGGAAGAAATTACACAAGATATTGATGGACAGAAATTATTTGAAGCTGTTCACAAGATCGGTTCTATGATTCGTCTGGCGTATAAGGATAATCGAATAAATATTATTTTTGATTTACCAGTTGTTAAAAGGTTACAATGGTTCGAATATGCATTAGATTTATTTAAAAATTTCGAAAGATTCAAAAAAGATGTAAAAAAGGTATAA
- the spoVG gene encoding septation regulator SpoVG, with protein MNITDVRIRKVETDNRMKAIASITLDDCFVIHDLRVIQGDEHLFVAMPSRKTSTGEFKDIAHPINHDTRKELEQFVIKAYEEAE; from the coding sequence ATGAATATTACAGATGTAAGAATTCGTAAAGTAGAGACAGACAACAGAATGAAAGCTATCGCATCTATTACTTTAGATGATTGTTTTGTCATTCATGACTTACGTGTCATTCAAGGGGATGAACACTTATTTGTAGCAATGCCAAGTCGTAAGACATCAACAGGGGAGTTTAAAGACATTGCACATCCAATCAATCATGATACACGTAAAGAGTTAGAGCAATTTGTCATTAAAGCTTACGAAGAAGCAGAATAG
- the yabG gene encoding sporulation peptidase YabG has product MSQEVKVGDIVGRRSYNSDTMFRIEEIVGDTVYLKGIFFRLTADAPISDLEIISREEYQRAEQVEFDQYRTILPPVMNQMRSYDNGDFYISGRILHIDGDEEYLQKSIKLYKYAKVYAQAFAVPEKEMKTKVPELVKRLRPNIVVITGHDALEDKEHEDDLNSYRSSKYFVETVNALREIEPSLDYLIVIAGACQSHFEALIGSGANFASSPKRINIHALDPAIIAATIALTPYEEQVDLREAIEKTIAKIAGIGGLQTKGTLRYGIRKL; this is encoded by the coding sequence ATGAGTCAGGAAGTCAAAGTAGGAGATATTGTTGGACGACGTTCGTATAACTCTGATACAATGTTCCGAATTGAAGAAATAGTAGGTGATACAGTTTATTTGAAAGGGATCTTTTTTAGACTGACCGCTGATGCTCCTATTAGTGATTTAGAAATCATTTCACGTGAAGAATATCAACGGGCTGAACAAGTCGAATTTGATCAATATCGGACAATCTTACCACCTGTTATGAATCAAATGCGTAGTTATGATAATGGTGATTTTTATATTAGTGGACGAATCTTACATATTGATGGAGATGAAGAGTATCTCCAGAAGAGTATAAAGTTATATAAATATGCAAAAGTTTATGCGCAAGCTTTTGCCGTTCCAGAAAAAGAGATGAAGACTAAAGTGCCAGAATTGGTCAAGAGATTAAGACCGAATATCGTGGTGATTACTGGTCATGATGCCCTAGAAGATAAAGAACACGAAGACGATTTAAATTCTTATCGAAGTTCTAAATATTTTGTTGAAACGGTTAATGCTTTACGTGAGATAGAGCCTTCTTTGGACTATTTAATTGTCATTGCGGGCGCTTGCCAATCACATTTTGAAGCATTGATTGGTTCAGGTGCAAATTTTGCGTCATCTCCTAAACGAATTAATATTCATGCACTGGATCCCGCGATTATTGCCGCCACAATCGCGTTAACTCCGTATGAAGAACAAGTTGATTTACGAGAAGCGATTGAGAAAACTATTGCAAAAATTGCTGGTATTGGAGGGCTTCAAACGAAGGGAACCCTTCGTTATGGTATCAGAAAATTGTAA
- the rsmA gene encoding 16S rRNA (adenine(1518)-N(6)/adenine(1519)-N(6))-dimethyltransferase RsmA: MRDIATKSNTKEIIERHGFTFKKSFGQNFLTDTNILNKIVNAADLTDEVGVIEIGPGIGALTEFIARKAKKVVAYEIDPRLIPILAETLAPYDNVKVIHQDILKADVASMIEEEFKDVKEIAVVANLPYYITTPILMGLIEKKLPIDRYVTMMQKEVAERLSAKPGSKDYNALSIAVQYYTEAKIALTVPKTVFIPAPNVDSAVVHLTRREQPAVEVINEDFFMEVVHGAFKQRRKTLQNNLNQHFADLTKEEVTAILEEAGILPNRRGESLSIEEFAKLSNTFYQHLNK; encoded by the coding sequence ATGAGAGATATTGCAACAAAGTCGAACACAAAAGAAATCATTGAAAGACATGGATTTACTTTTAAAAAGAGTTTCGGACAAAACTTTTTAACGGATACTAACATTTTAAATAAAATCGTGAATGCGGCTGATTTAACAGATGAAGTTGGAGTCATCGAAATCGGTCCTGGTATTGGAGCGTTAACAGAATTCATTGCTCGTAAAGCGAAAAAAGTTGTCGCTTATGAGATTGATCCTCGCTTAATTCCAATCTTAGCTGAAACATTAGCCCCTTATGATAATGTAAAGGTGATTCATCAAGATATTTTAAAAGCTGATGTGGCTTCTATGATTGAAGAGGAATTCAAAGATGTAAAAGAAATTGCAGTTGTTGCAAATTTACCATATTATATTACAACGCCAATTTTAATGGGATTAATTGAGAAGAAATTACCAATCGATCGTTATGTGACGATGATGCAAAAAGAAGTAGCGGAGCGCTTATCTGCGAAACCAGGGTCAAAAGACTATAATGCATTGTCAATTGCGGTTCAATACTATACAGAAGCAAAAATCGCTTTAACAGTTCCAAAAACAGTCTTTATTCCAGCACCAAATGTCGATAGTGCAGTTGTTCATTTAACAAGACGTGAGCAACCAGCGGTTGAAGTGATTAACGAAGACTTCTTTATGGAAGTGGTTCACGGAGCTTTTAAACAACGCCGTAAAACATTACAAAACAACCTAAATCAACACTTCGCAGATTTAACGAAGGAAGAGGTCACAGCTATTTTAGAAGAAGCTGGGATATTACCAAATCGTCGTGGAGAATCATTATCAATCGAAGAATTTGCGAAATTATCAAATACATTTTATCAACATTTAAATAAGTAA
- a CDS encoding ribose-phosphate diphosphokinase, protein MAEINRKKFKIFSLNANRPLAQEIADRIGVPLSDLTVNRFADGEVQVNINETVRGHHVFVVQPTHNPVNENLMELLVMIDALKRASAKTINVIMPYYGYSRQDRKAKARQPITAKLVANLIEAAGATRVMTMDLHATQIQGFFDIPIDDFRAMPIIAKYFIDKNLEDIVVVSPDHGGATRARVLAEYLNAPIAIIDKRRPKPNVAEVMGLIGEVEGKHAIIIDDMIDTAGTIQIAANALKERGALSVYAACTHPILSGPAVERIENSAIKELVTTNTINLPEEKRSPKITQLSVGELLAEGILHILNDEPVSDLFVYNRDLYNF, encoded by the coding sequence ATGGCAGAAATTAATCGTAAGAAGTTTAAAATTTTTAGTTTAAATGCTAATCGACCATTAGCGCAAGAAATTGCAGATCGTATCGGAGTACCATTATCTGATTTAACAGTTAACCGATTTGCCGATGGAGAAGTACAAGTTAACATTAACGAAACTGTTCGTGGACACCATGTATTCGTTGTTCAGCCAACACATAATCCAGTTAATGAAAATTTAATGGAACTTTTAGTAATGATCGATGCACTTAAACGTGCATCAGCGAAAACAATTAACGTGATCATGCCTTATTATGGTTATTCACGTCAAGATCGTAAAGCAAAAGCTCGTCAGCCAATTACAGCTAAGTTAGTAGCTAACTTAATTGAGGCAGCGGGAGCAACACGCGTGATGACGATGGATTTACACGCAACACAAATTCAAGGATTCTTCGATATTCCAATCGATGATTTTCGTGCAATGCCAATTATTGCAAAATATTTCATTGATAAAAACTTAGAAGATATCGTTGTTGTTTCACCAGATCATGGAGGAGCAACTCGTGCTCGTGTATTAGCTGAGTACTTAAATGCACCTATTGCTATTATCGATAAACGTCGTCCAAAACCAAACGTTGCAGAGGTTATGGGATTAATCGGTGAAGTTGAAGGTAAACATGCCATCATCATTGACGATATGATTGATACAGCAGGAACAATTCAAATTGCAGCAAATGCATTAAAAGAGCGTGGAGCATTATCTGTTTATGCAGCATGTACGCATCCAATTCTTTCAGGACCTGCGGTTGAGCGTATCGAAAACTCAGCAATCAAAGAATTAGTCACAACAAATACAATTAATCTGCCAGAAGAAAAACGAAGCCCTAAAATTACACAATTATCAGTTGGTGAATTATTAGCGGAAGGTATTTTACATATCTTAAATGACGAACCAGTTTCGGATTTATTCGTTTACAATCGTGATTTATACAATTTCTAA
- the glmU gene encoding bifunctional UDP-N-acetylglucosamine diphosphorylase/glucosamine-1-phosphate N-acetyltransferase GlmU, with protein MNKYAVVLAAGKGTRMKSSLHKVLHQVLGKSMVDHAVTNLEKIGVDKIVTVIGYEAESVRAELQDRVEYAMQTEQLGTGHAVMMTKELLEGLDGVTIVTYGDVPLLTEQTISNLFDYHQSQKAAITILTACTDNPTGYGRIIRDEEGNVLRIVEQKDANTEELLVKEINTGVCCYDNKVLFEALTKITNNNSQGEYYLTDLVGIIRDMGLKVVAYVNEDFEETLGVNDRVQLAYAEKVLRKRINEFHMRNGVTIIDPEATYIGTDVQIGQDVIIYPGTMITGPSIIANNVVIGANSQIINSTIGEHTTINASVISDSIIGASTTVGPFAHIRMHAEIGNKARIGNFVEIKKSVFKDGAKSAHLSYIGDAELGENVNMGCGSITVNYDGKNKHKTVIGANTMVGCNVNLVAPVTVEPNAYLAAGSTITKNVPEDALAIARSKQENKEGYAKVIRQK; from the coding sequence ATGAACAAGTATGCGGTTGTATTAGCGGCAGGAAAAGGAACTCGTATGAAGTCGAGTTTACATAAGGTACTACATCAAGTATTAGGGAAATCGATGGTTGATCATGCAGTTACAAATTTAGAAAAAATTGGGGTAGATAAAATTGTAACTGTTATTGGTTATGAAGCTGAATCAGTTCGTGCTGAATTACAAGATCGTGTTGAATATGCGATGCAAACTGAACAATTAGGAACTGGTCATGCGGTCATGATGACGAAAGAATTATTAGAAGGATTAGATGGAGTAACGATTGTTACCTATGGAGATGTTCCACTTTTAACAGAACAAACAATCTCTAATTTATTTGACTATCATCAATCACAAAAAGCAGCTATTACTATTTTAACGGCGTGCACTGATAATCCGACAGGATATGGACGTATCATTCGTGATGAAGAAGGAAATGTGTTACGTATTGTTGAACAAAAAGACGCAAATACGGAAGAATTGCTTGTAAAAGAAATTAATACAGGTGTTTGCTGCTATGATAATAAAGTATTATTTGAAGCTTTAACAAAAATCACAAATAATAACTCACAAGGGGAATACTATTTAACAGACTTAGTTGGAATCATTCGTGATATGGGATTAAAAGTAGTCGCGTATGTGAATGAAGATTTTGAAGAAACATTAGGGGTTAATGATCGTGTCCAATTAGCTTATGCTGAAAAAGTATTACGTAAACGCATCAATGAATTCCATATGCGCAATGGAGTGACAATCATTGATCCTGAAGCGACATATATCGGAACAGACGTACAAATTGGACAAGATGTTATTATCTATCCAGGAACGATGATTACAGGTCCATCCATTATTGCGAACAATGTAGTTATTGGAGCGAATTCTCAAATTATTAATTCAACAATTGGAGAGCATACGACAATTAACGCGTCAGTTATCTCTGATTCAATAATTGGAGCTTCGACAACAGTAGGACCATTCGCACATATTCGCATGCATGCTGAAATCGGAAATAAAGCTCGTATTGGAAATTTCGTAGAAATTAAAAAATCTGTGTTTAAAGATGGAGCAAAATCAGCACACTTAAGTTATATTGGAGATGCTGAACTTGGTGAAAATGTCAATATGGGTTGTGGATCAATTACTGTTAATTACGATGGAAAGAACAAACATAAAACAGTCATTGGTGCAAATACCATGGTTGGATGTAATGTCAACTTAGTAGCGCCAGTTACAGTGGAACCGAATGCTTATTTAGCAGCGGGATCAACAATTACTAAAAATGTACCAGAAGATGCTTTAGCTATTGCTCGTTCAAAACAGGAAAATAAAGAAGGATATGCAAAAGTTATTCGTCAAAAATAG
- the ispE gene encoding 4-(cytidine 5'-diphospho)-2-C-methyl-D-erythritol kinase translates to MITIKAPAKINLALDTLYKRKDNYHEVEMIMTTVDLADYITVTPLEKNEIVIKSNEFTMPLNEKNLAYQAAQLFKQHFNIDKGVEIYIKKRIPVAAGLAGGSSNAAATLKALKELWKVDCTIDELAELGAQLGSDVPFCVYGGTAIATGRGEIIQPIPSPPKCWVILIKPRIGVSTKEIYEALDANQVEHLDIEGMLKCIDNKDYQGICDRLGNSLEEVTLERYPVVAEIKNKLVQFGADAVLMSGSGPTVFALVRKEYKLRRIINSINGCFREHEVHAVRLIG, encoded by the coding sequence ATGATAACAATTAAAGCTCCAGCAAAAATAAATTTAGCACTCGATACGCTCTATAAACGTAAAGATAATTATCATGAAGTTGAAATGATTATGACAACTGTCGACTTAGCAGACTATATTACGGTCACTCCCCTTGAAAAGAATGAAATTGTAATTAAATCAAATGAGTTCACAATGCCACTTAATGAAAAAAACTTGGCGTATCAAGCCGCCCAACTTTTTAAGCAACATTTTAATATTGATAAAGGTGTTGAAATCTATATTAAAAAGCGAATTCCAGTTGCAGCAGGATTAGCAGGTGGAAGTAGTAACGCTGCCGCAACACTAAAAGCATTAAAAGAACTTTGGAAAGTAGATTGTACAATAGACGAATTGGCTGAACTAGGGGCACAGCTAGGATCAGATGTACCGTTTTGTGTTTATGGAGGAACAGCGATAGCAACAGGTCGTGGGGAAATCATTCAACCAATTCCATCTCCCCCAAAATGTTGGGTCATTTTAATCAAGCCACGAATTGGCGTATCAACCAAAGAAATTTATGAAGCGTTAGACGCTAACCAAGTTGAGCATTTAGATATTGAGGGAATGTTAAAGTGCATTGACAATAAAGACTATCAAGGAATTTGTGATCGCTTAGGAAATTCACTTGAAGAAGTCACATTAGAACGTTATCCAGTGGTTGCTGAGATTAAAAATAAACTTGTCCAGTTTGGAGCAGATGCTGTATTAATGAGCGGTAGCGGACCGACAGTTTTTGCGCTAGTACGTAAAGAGTATAAATTACGACGAATTATAAACAGTATTAATGGATGTTTTAGAGAGCATGAAGTTCATGCAGTTCGATTAATTGGGTGA
- the pth gene encoding aminoacyl-tRNA hydrolase, producing the protein MKLFVGLGNPGSKYERTRHNAGFMVIDELSKAWNIDLSEEKKFKGEIGRGVVKGEKVILLKPTTFMNLSGESVRAVMDFYDVDIEDLIVIYDDLDLPHGKIRMRLKGSAGGHNGIKSLIAHTKTQEFKRIRVGIDRHPKIPVVDYVLGKFTEDELALVNQAIDLSVKACEMALTESFNKVMTEYSK; encoded by the coding sequence ATGAAATTGTTTGTAGGTCTGGGAAACCCAGGTTCAAAATATGAAAGAACACGCCATAATGCTGGATTTATGGTTATTGATGAATTAAGCAAAGCATGGAATATTGATTTATCAGAAGAAAAAAAATTTAAAGGTGAGATTGGGCGTGGAGTTGTTAAAGGTGAAAAGGTTATATTATTGAAACCAACAACTTTCATGAACTTATCTGGAGAGTCAGTTCGTGCAGTTATGGATTTTTATGATGTTGATATCGAAGATTTAATTGTCATCTATGATGATTTAGATTTACCACACGGAAAGATTCGAATGCGTTTAAAAGGAAGTGCAGGTGGCCATAATGGAATTAAGTCATTAATCGCACACACTAAAACACAAGAATTTAAACGTATTCGTGTGGGAATCGATCGCCATCCCAAAATTCCAGTAGTGGATTATGTGTTAGGAAAATTTACAGAAGATGAGTTAGCACTTGTCAATCAGGCGATTGATTTATCAGTAAAAGCTTGTGAAATGGCATTAACAGAATCATTTAATAAAGTGATGACTGAGTATAGTAAATAG